One Peromyscus leucopus breed LL Stock chromosome 4, UCI_PerLeu_2.1, whole genome shotgun sequence genomic region harbors:
- the LOC119087873 gene encoding LOW QUALITY PROTEIN: ryanodine receptor 3-like (The sequence of the model RefSeq protein was modified relative to this genomic sequence to represent the inferred CDS: inserted 2 bases in 1 codon) gives MAKFHRHEVPYLEAGVVFTDNSFLYLAWYTTMSVLGHYNNFFFAAHLLDIAMXFKTLRTILSSVTHNGKQLVLTVGLLAVVVYLYTVVAFNFFRKFYNKSEDDDEPDMKCDDMMTCYLFHMYVGVRAGGGIGDEIEDPAGDPYEMYRIVFDITFFFFVIVILLAIIQGLIIDAFGELRDQQEQVREDMETKCFICGIGNDYFDTTPHGFETHTLQEHNLANYLFFLMYLINKDETEHTGQESYVWKMYQERCWDFFPAGDCFRKQYEDQLG, from the exons ATG GCTAAGTTCCATCGACATGAAGTACCATATTTGGAAGCTGGGGTGGTTTTCACGGACAAT TCCTTTCTCTACCTTGCCTGGTATACAACCATGTCTGTCCTGGGCCACTACAACAACTTCTTCTTTGCTGCTCATCTGTTGGATATTGCAAT CTTTAAGACCTTGAGGACCATCCTGTCATCTGTAACTCACAATGGCAAACAG CTGGTTCTGACCGTTGGCCTCCTGGCTGTGGTCGTTTACCTCTATACTGTGGTGGCTTTCAACTTCTTCCGCAAGTTCTATAACAAAAGTGAGGATGATGACGAGCCGGATATGAAGTGTGACGACATGATGACA TGCTACCTCTTCCACATGTATGTGGGAGTGAGAGCGGGTGGCGGCATTGGTGATGAAATTGAAGACCCCGCCGGTGACCCTTATGAAATGTATCGCATCGTCTTTGACAttaccttcttcttcttcgtcaTTGTCATCCTGCTGGCCATCATTCAAG GTCTGATTATTGATGCTTTCGGAGAGCTGAGAGACCAGCAGGAACAAGTACGTGAAGACATGGAG aCCAAATGCTTCATCTGTGGCATTGGCAATGACTACTTTGACACAACCCCTCACGGTTTTGAAACACATACGCTGCAGGAGCACAACTTAGCCAATTACCT ATTCTTTCTGATGTATTTGATTAACAAGGATGAAACAGAACACACGGGTCAG GAATCTTACGTGTGGAAGATGTACCAGGAAAGGTGCTGGGACTTCTTCCCAGCTGGCGACTGCTTTCGTAAGCAATACGAAGATCAGCTCGGATAA
- the LOC114697494 gene encoding cell death regulator Aven-like, whose protein sequence is MQLRGPISELRSAVGSCPRSLGKDSLRPNPLEGLQKAPFPPQSVADHLEDELDMLLHLDAPVKEEDRICLDQTSQDQEPEREGQVAQEETVPEKPSMTREKNVEPEQTSTSKNVTEEELEDWLDSMIS, encoded by the exons ATGCAGTTAAGGGGGCCCATCTCCGAGCTCAGATCTGCTGTGGGTAGTTGTCCCAGGTCTCTGGGCAAAGACAGTTTAAGACCAAACCCTCTAGAGGGTTTGCAGAAAGCCCCCTTCCCACCACAGTCCGTGGCAGACCATCTGGAAGATGAACTGGACATGCTGCTGCATTTAGATGCACCtgtgaaagaggaagacagaatcTGTCTGGACCAGACATCTCaggaccaggaaccagaaagAGAGGGGCAGGTGGCCCAGGAGGAAACAG TTCCTGAAAAACCATCTATGACCAGAGAGAAAAATGTGGAACCTGAACAGACGAGCACATCCAAAAATGTCACTGAGGAAGAGCTGGAAGACTGGCTGGACAGCATGATTTCCTGA